A genomic window from Candidatus Poribacteria bacterium includes:
- a CDS encoding D-amino acid aminotransferase (catalyzes the transamination of D-amino acids and their alpha-keto acids), with the protein MLYLATSVRPTEGTAVKEVACVNGVFSSVEDAKVSIDDRGLQFGDGVYEVVRSYDGRLWALERHLLRLEGSLRELWIKGVSIAHIRDEVVRAYAASEIPNALVYFQITRGVSPRDYAWRADITPTIIVTVRDMSKKETVHRDQGVRVITHPEIRWGRVDIKTLNLLGNMVAKKSARDAGAYESLFVAAGNRMTEGASTNLFILLGDSLVTREKGPHILPGVTREIAIECAADAGIAVEERPFTLEEMRSAQEVILTGTSFGVYSVVSLDGIPVSGGKPGAVGVRLAEAYDERVRRHDDSPR; encoded by the coding sequence GTGCTATACTTGGCGACAAGCGTTCGACCCACGGAAGGGACGGCGGTGAAGGAAGTCGCGTGTGTCAACGGCGTGTTCAGCAGTGTCGAGGACGCCAAGGTCTCCATCGATGACCGCGGGCTGCAGTTCGGCGACGGCGTTTACGAAGTGGTCCGGAGCTATGACGGGCGACTGTGGGCGCTCGAGCGCCATCTGCTCCGTCTAGAGGGCAGCCTGCGCGAGCTATGGATCAAGGGCGTGTCTATCGCGCATATTCGCGACGAGGTCGTGCGTGCCTACGCAGCGAGCGAGATACCGAACGCGCTCGTCTACTTCCAGATAACGCGCGGCGTGTCGCCTCGCGACTACGCCTGGCGCGCAGACATTACGCCAACCATCATCGTCACCGTGCGCGACATGTCGAAGAAGGAAACCGTCCATCGTGACCAGGGGGTTCGTGTCATCACGCACCCGGAGATCCGATGGGGTCGGGTCGATATCAAGACGCTGAACCTTCTGGGGAACATGGTCGCCAAGAAGTCGGCGCGGGACGCGGGCGCGTACGAGTCGCTGTTCGTCGCCGCCGGGAACCGAATGACGGAGGGGGCGAGCACCAACCTGTTCATCCTCCTCGGCGACAGTCTCGTGACGCGCGAGAAGGGTCCGCACATCCTGCCGGGCGTTACGCGCGAGATCGCCATCGAATGCGCGGCAGACGCCGGCATCGCCGTTGAGGAGCGACCCTTCACGCTGGAGGAAATGCGATCCGCGCAGGAGGTCATCTTGACCGGCACGAGTTTCGGCGTCTATAGTGTGGTGAGCTTGGACGGCATCCCCGTGAGCGGCGGGAAGCCAGGCGCGGTGGGCGTCCGCCTCGCGGAAGCCTATGACGAGCGCGTTCGACGCCACGACGACTCGCCTCGCTAG
- a CDS encoding NIPSNAP family protein produces MIYEERIYTIAPGKMPAILKRFGEHTMSLFQRHGIQVVGFWVTDIGEHSHSELVYICAYSDLNARQAAWESFRTDPQWIEARRVSEADGPLVTNVAVKILEPTDFSPVR; encoded by the coding sequence TTGATCTACGAAGAACGCATCTACACGATCGCGCCCGGCAAGATGCCCGCGATCCTGAAGCGATTCGGCGAGCACACCATGTCGCTGTTCCAGAGACATGGGATCCAGGTGGTTGGGTTCTGGGTGACTGACATCGGCGAACACAGCCACAGCGAGCTCGTCTACATCTGCGCATACAGCGACCTGAACGCTCGCCAGGCGGCGTGGGAGAGCTTCCGCACCGATCCCCAGTGGATCGAAGCCCGTCGAGTCTCCGAGGCGGACGGTCCGCTCGTGACGAACGTCGCCGTCAAGATCCTCGAGCCCACCGACTTCTCGCCGGTTCGCTGA